The proteins below come from a single Myxocyprinus asiaticus isolate MX2 ecotype Aquarium Trade chromosome 28, UBuf_Myxa_2, whole genome shotgun sequence genomic window:
- the bltp3a gene encoding UHRF1-binding protein 1 isoform X6 — MAGIIKKQILKHLSRFTKNLSPDKINLSTLKGEGQLSNLELDEEVLQNMLDLPTWLAVTRVYCNKAAIRIQWTKLKTSPICLFLDKVEVEMRTCEEPRPPNGPSPIAITAGQSEYGFAEKVVEGMSVIINSITIKVQARAFHASFELWQLQGCSLNPKWQKSDLRNTRITHPKRGEVLTFKEINWQSLRIEADAIESDEQDLASTPLRLITNQGRIRIALKRRVKDCNVLASKLLFILDDLLWVLTDSQLKAIIHYAKSLSEAIEKSAQQRKSMAAEKLQTAPPSPGIHSLWTEPPSPQSVKTPSTLAQCFDLHDVKESSYHTFISRLDLHICNDSSSDTNEAPPPGTQGAMQLTLRKLGCDYYPFHRPGDGCRHWERHCGAMESRAQWAAKLLQEFQRRVEDLGIPGPHSETPASAKDSPAKRFKVEGEPLSSVSPEWAQTSRLSSATAPSTGTPLKRLRSSCMVIRVDDLDIHQVSTGGHHSKRTQSFLSCNRKSLHLPDNTPAIHLQFTEYYFPDNPGLPDHYFFLPLSVLSLVPCSNLYAQLNGLQLCLDAPSVLWMTLFSRGLHRTLDQVKAFYHLQDSSKSDEHIDIRMDATRLKLIIPLESSILGHPDRPQSLSISLPQIVLSNTRHSPHGSCIDLNSTYNSFSGCPFFQPIEFQPFPRDQSILHPLPSAFLQHSLENEPPLRPSRSQDIWSVSLSRVTLGFEGARRGLRGKALPFVEPFAMSLWMCQPSAFKKDSHCLIIEGDSKSPTCSSKHPFPGSPQGISDTISDQFDHSNGLVNSPMASIHILAQSITPVKMWLNHYQFVALLRMKDYLARLAGDLSKDVQGLGHSEHKQEDPPSVCVSVLMEAIELALLLPPAVCEPKVEAQSPEDTDTQSLTDSDLSPTHLPGLPGLLEDSGLGGNGSISVDQEDDAEQDGLVEEACEAVEEEIDRTTGQENEAQAIASAQSPPLSPGNPAGLSRHGSTFSLEGELSSALNATKGVTKDALSASLDLTKGALSITKDAFSLLSRGSAMTKLFTPQNKEQRLRPEESSPSIMGNLRLQSMKQSPSQNSCDSAILEESLADDGLSIDSDISENFVILMDSDVESLRPNGTAVHSSSCVSPAPGTEGGSSADLSSSLSHSTEDIAQDMVSVLVLCLSRMECLTEMRGEDIVVALEAKELVSKQLGNYKVTDLLAGLTLTQGGSASSSASISPGPQALSDPPAAAVRLEMGPRAGRHSPLSESVGFIEICLTGCRAELLASTLSTLGPFLEDELSTDTQPMRLWLWDTTVTLKDDCPRVYPTAPQPVPVLFSLDGIVLERLDDGIVSLRPAQSQSGIETEVDRETTSHSCSGPQEKNK, encoded by the exons GTTCACAAAGAACCTGTCCCCAGATAAGATCAACCTGAGCACGCTGAAGGGAGAGGGCCAGCTGTCCAACCTGGAGCTGGATGAGGAGGTCCTGCAGAACATGCTGGATCTGCCCACCTGGCTGGCTGTCACTCGCGTCTACTGCAACAAAGCTGCTATAAGG ATTCAATGGACAAAGCTGAAGACAAGCCCCATATGTTTG TTCCTGGACAAAGTGGAAGTTGAGATGAGGACGTGTGAGGAACCCCGGCCCCCCAATGGCCCCTCCCCGATTGCCATTACTGCAGGTCAAAG TGAGTATGGCTTTGCTGAGAAGGTTGTGGAGGGAATGTCCGTGATCATCAACTCCATCACCATTAAAGTGCAGGCACGGGCATTCCACGCCTCCTTTGAGCTCTGGCAGCTCCAGGGCTGCAGCCTCAATCCCAAATGGCAGAAGAGTGACCTGCGCAACACCCGTATTACCCATCCCAAGAGAGGAGAG GTCCTCACATTCAAGGAGATCAACTGGCAGAGCCTGCGCATTGAGGCAGATGCAATAGAGAGTGACGAGCAGGATCTGGCCAGCACGCCACTGCGCCTCATTACCAATCAAGGACGCATACGTATTGCTCTCAAACGcagg GTGAAGGACTGTAATGTGTTGGCCTCTAAGCTGCTGTTTATACTTGATGACCTGCTGTGGGTGCTGACAGACTCTCAGCTCAAGGCCATCATACACTACGCCAAGTCTTTGAGTGAGGCCATTGAGAAATCAGCACAGCAGAGGAAGAGTATGGCTGCTGAAAAACTACAG ACTGCCCCTCCCTCTCCTGGGATCCACTCTCTGTGGACTGAACCTCCTTCGCCTCAATCCGTCAAGACCCCCAGCACACTGGCCCAGTGTTTTGACCTCCATGATGTCAAAGAATCGTCCTATCACACCTTTATTTCTCGTCTTGACTTGCATATCTGCAACGACAGCTCTTCAGATACCA ATGAAGCTCCGCCTCCAGGCACGCAGGGTGCTATGCAGCTGACATTACGAAAGCTGGGCTGTGACTACTACCCTTTCCACAGACCAG GTGACGGCTGTCGGCACTGGGAACGTCACTGCGGGGCGATGGAGTCTCGTGCTCAGTGGGCGGCTAAACTGCTTCAGGAGTTCCAGAGGAGAGTGGAAGATCTGGGCATCCCTGGACCTCATTCAGAAACACCTGCATCTGCTAAAGACTCTCCAGCCAAACGGTTCAAGG TAGAGGGGGAACCTCTGTCCAGTGTCAGTCCCGAATGGGCTCAGACCTCTCGGCTGAGTTCAGCAACCGCCCCGTCCACAGGAACCCCACTGAAGAGACTTCGCTCCAGCTGTATGGTGATCCGTGTGGACGATCTGGACATCCATCAG GTGTCCACCGGGGGGCATCACAGCAAGAGAACTCAGTCTTTCCTTTCCTGTAACCGCAAATCCCTACATCTCCCAGACAACACTCCTGCAATCCACCTTCAGTTCACAGAGTACTACTTCCCTGATAATCCTGGACTTCCTG ACCACTACTTTTTCCTCCCACTGTCTGTTCTCTCTCTAGTACCCTGCTCTAATCTTTATGCCCAGCTGAATGGTCTACAGCTGTGTCTGGATGCTCCAAGTGTACTGTGGATGACTCTGTTCTCACGGGGTCTACACAGGACACTGGATCAGGTCAAAGCCTTTTACCACCTCCAAGACAGCAGCAAGAGTGACGAACACATCGATATTCGCATGGATGCAACACGACTGAAG TTGATCATTCCTCTGGAATCCTCCATTCTGGGCCACCCAGACCGCCCTCAGTCGCTGAGCATCAGTCTTCCTCAAATCGTCCTCAGCAACACTCGCCACTCTCCTCACGGTTCCTGCATTGACCTAAACAGCACCTACAACAGCTTCTCTGGTTGTCCTTTCTTCCAGCCCATTGAGTTCCAACCTTTCCCTCGTGACCAAAGCATACTACATCCCCTGCCATCCGCATTCCTTCAACACTCTCTGGAAAACGAACCCCCTCTCCGACCCTCTCGCTCTCAAGACATCTGGTCTGTCAGTCTATCCAGAGTAACTCTAGGCTTCGAGGGGGCTCGTCGAGGGCTCAGGGGGAAAGCCCTTCCCTTCGTGGAGCCATTTGCCATGTCTTTGTGGATGTGCCAGCCTTCTGCCTTCAAAAAAGACTCCCATTGTTTGATTATAGAAGGAGACTCAAAGTCCCCAACATGTTCTAGCAAACACCCCTTTCCAGGTTCTCCGCAAGGTATCAGTGACACCATATCTGATCAATTCGACCATAGCAATGGACTAGTCAACTCTCCCATGGCTTCCATCCATATCTTGGCCCAATCTATCACTCCAGTCAAAATGTGGCTCAACCACTACCAGTTTGTTGCACTATTGAGGATGAAGGACTACCTCGCCAGACTAGCTGGAGATTTGAGCAAGGATGTCCAGGGTTTGGGGCATTCAGAACATAAACAGGAAGATCCCCCTTCAGTGTGTGTTTCAGTCCTGATGGAGGCAATAGAGCTCGCTCTGTTGCTTCCTCCTGCAGTATGTGAGCCCAAAGTTGAAGCACAATCTCCAGAGGACACGGACACTCAAAGCCTGACAGACTCTGATCTCTCGCCAACGCACCTCCCCGGTTTGCCTGGCTTGCTGGAGGACAGTGGGCTTGGGGGGAATGGGTCGATCTCTGTGGATCAGGAGGATGATGCAGAGCAGGACGGATTGGTGGAGGAGGCTTGTGAAGCTGTTGAGGAGGAAATAGATAGAACAACGGGGCAAGAAAATGAAGCTCAGGCCATTGCTTCTGCCCAGTCGCCACCTCTTTCTCCAGGGAACCCTGCGGGACTGTCCCGACATGGCTCCACTTTCAGTCTTGAGGGGGAGCTGTCCAGTGCCCTGAATGCCACCAAAGGTGTCACCAAAGATGCACTCAGTGCCTCCCTGGATCTCACCAAGGGGGCGCTGTCCATTACGAAAGATGCCTTCAGTCTTCTGAGCAGAGGATCTGCCATGACGAAGCTCTTCACTCCTCAAAACAA GGAGCAACGCTTGCGGCCAGAGGAGTCCAGTCCCTCCATCATGGGGAACCTGCGGCTTCAGTCCATGAAACAGTCTCCATCCCAAAATTCCTGTGATAGTGCCATTCTAGAGGAGAGCTTGGCAGACGATGGTTTATCTATTGacagtgacatcagtgaaaactttgtcatcctCATGGACTCTG ATGTGGAGTCTTTGCGTCCTAACGGTACAGCTGTTCACTCAAGCAGTTGTGTTAGTCCTGCACCAGGGACAGAAGGAGGGTCATCAGCAGACCTCAGCAGCTCTCTGTCCCACAGCACAGAAGATATTGCTCAAGACATG GTGTCTGTGTTAGTTTTGTGCCTGAGCCGGATGGAGTGCCTGACAGAGATGCGTGGTGAAGATATTGTGGTGGCGCTGGAAGCCAAGGAGCTTGTGTCTAAACAACTTGGCAACTATAAAGTCACAGACCTGCTGGCAGGACTGACATTAACACAAG GTGGCTCTGCCTCCTCCAGTGCTTCTATTTCTCCTGGCCCTCAAGCTCTCTCTGACCCGCCCGCAGCAGCAGTCAGATTGGAGATGGGGCCACGTGCAGGCAGACACTCCCCTCTGTCTGAGAGTGTAGGGTTCATAGAGATTTGTTTGACAGGGTGCAGGGCTGAGCTCCTGGCTTCTACCTTAAGCACGCTGGGGCCCTTCCTGGAGGATGAACTCAGCACAGACACGCAACCAATGAGACTGTGGTTGTGGGACACTACCGTTACACTGAAG gatgATTGTCCTCGTGTCTACCCAACTGCTCCTCAGCCAGTTCCTGTACTCTTCTCTCTGGACGGCATTGTGCTGGAGCGTTTAGATGATGGAATCGTCAGCTTGAGAC CTGCTCAAAGCCAATCTGGGATTGAGACAGAAGTGGACAGAGAGACAACTAGCCACTCCTGCTCTGGACCTCAAGAAAAGAACAAG TAA
- the bltp3a gene encoding UHRF1-binding protein 1 isoform X3: protein MAGIIKKQILKHLSRFTKNLSPDKINLSTLKGEGQLSNLELDEEVLQNMLDLPTWLAVTRVYCNKAAIRIQWTKLKTSPICLFLDKVEVEMRTCEEPRPPNGPSPIAITAGQSEYGFAEKVVEGMSVIINSITIKVQARAFHASFELWQLQGCSLNPKWQKSDLRNTRITHPKRGEVLTFKEINWQSLRIEADAIESDEQDLASTPLRLITNQGRIRIALKRRVKDCNVLASKLLFILDDLLWVLTDSQLKAIIHYAKSLSEAIEKSAQQRKSMAAEKLQTAPPSPGIHSLWTEPPSPQSVKTPSTLAQCFDLHDVKESSYHTFISRLDLHICNDSSSDTNEAPPPGTQGAMQLTLRKLGCDYYPFHRPGDGCRHWERHCGAMESRAQWAAKLLQEFQRRVEDLGIPGPHSETPASAKDSPAKRFKVEGEPLSSVSPEWAQTSRLSSATAPSTGTPLKRLRSSCMVIRVDDLDIHQVSTGGHHSKRTQSFLSCNRKSLHLPDNTPAIHLQFTEYYFPDNPGLPDHYFFLPLSVLSLVPCSNLYAQLNGLQLCLDAPSVLWMTLFSRGLHRTLDQVKAFYHLQDSSKSDEHIDIRMDATRLKLIIPLESSILGHPDRPQSLSISLPQIVLSNTRHSPHGSCIDLNSTYNSFSGCPFFQPIEFQPFPRDQSILHPLPSAFLQHSLENEPPLRPSRSQDIWSVSLSRVTLGFEGARRGLRGKALPFVEPFAMSLWMCQPSAFKKDSHCLIIEGDSKSPTCSSKHPFPGSPQGISDTISDQFDHSNGLVNSPMASIHILAQSITPVKMWLNHYQFVALLRMKDYLARLAGDLSKDVQGLGHSEHKQEDPPSVCVSVLMEAIELALLLPPAVCEPKVEAQSPEDTDTQSLTDSDLSPTHLPGLPGLLEDSGLGGNGSISVDQEDDAEQDGLVEEACEAVEEEIDRTTGQENEAQAIASAQSPPLSPGNPAGLSRHGSTFSLEGELSSALNATKGVTKDALSASLDLTKGALSITKDAFSLLSRGSAMTKLFTPQNKEQRLRPEESSPSIMGNLRLQSMKQSPSQNSCDSAILEESLADDGLSIDSDISENFVILMDSDVESLRPNGTAVHSSSCVSPAPGTEGGSSADLSSSLSHSTEDIAQDMVSVLVLCLSRMECLTEMRGEDIVVALEAKELVSKQLGNYKVTDLLAGLTLTQGGSASSSASISPGPQALSDPPAAAVRLEMGPRAGRHSPLSESVGFIEICLTGCRAELLASTLSTLGPFLEDELSTDTQPMRLWLWDTTVTLKDDCPRVYPTAPQPVPVLFSLDGIVLERLDDGIVSLRPAQSQSGIETEVDRETTSHSCSGPQEKNKEECLNWKAGMRGGGKNPVSSCWGLMRRHP from the exons GTTCACAAAGAACCTGTCCCCAGATAAGATCAACCTGAGCACGCTGAAGGGAGAGGGCCAGCTGTCCAACCTGGAGCTGGATGAGGAGGTCCTGCAGAACATGCTGGATCTGCCCACCTGGCTGGCTGTCACTCGCGTCTACTGCAACAAAGCTGCTATAAGG ATTCAATGGACAAAGCTGAAGACAAGCCCCATATGTTTG TTCCTGGACAAAGTGGAAGTTGAGATGAGGACGTGTGAGGAACCCCGGCCCCCCAATGGCCCCTCCCCGATTGCCATTACTGCAGGTCAAAG TGAGTATGGCTTTGCTGAGAAGGTTGTGGAGGGAATGTCCGTGATCATCAACTCCATCACCATTAAAGTGCAGGCACGGGCATTCCACGCCTCCTTTGAGCTCTGGCAGCTCCAGGGCTGCAGCCTCAATCCCAAATGGCAGAAGAGTGACCTGCGCAACACCCGTATTACCCATCCCAAGAGAGGAGAG GTCCTCACATTCAAGGAGATCAACTGGCAGAGCCTGCGCATTGAGGCAGATGCAATAGAGAGTGACGAGCAGGATCTGGCCAGCACGCCACTGCGCCTCATTACCAATCAAGGACGCATACGTATTGCTCTCAAACGcagg GTGAAGGACTGTAATGTGTTGGCCTCTAAGCTGCTGTTTATACTTGATGACCTGCTGTGGGTGCTGACAGACTCTCAGCTCAAGGCCATCATACACTACGCCAAGTCTTTGAGTGAGGCCATTGAGAAATCAGCACAGCAGAGGAAGAGTATGGCTGCTGAAAAACTACAG ACTGCCCCTCCCTCTCCTGGGATCCACTCTCTGTGGACTGAACCTCCTTCGCCTCAATCCGTCAAGACCCCCAGCACACTGGCCCAGTGTTTTGACCTCCATGATGTCAAAGAATCGTCCTATCACACCTTTATTTCTCGTCTTGACTTGCATATCTGCAACGACAGCTCTTCAGATACCA ATGAAGCTCCGCCTCCAGGCACGCAGGGTGCTATGCAGCTGACATTACGAAAGCTGGGCTGTGACTACTACCCTTTCCACAGACCAG GTGACGGCTGTCGGCACTGGGAACGTCACTGCGGGGCGATGGAGTCTCGTGCTCAGTGGGCGGCTAAACTGCTTCAGGAGTTCCAGAGGAGAGTGGAAGATCTGGGCATCCCTGGACCTCATTCAGAAACACCTGCATCTGCTAAAGACTCTCCAGCCAAACGGTTCAAGG TAGAGGGGGAACCTCTGTCCAGTGTCAGTCCCGAATGGGCTCAGACCTCTCGGCTGAGTTCAGCAACCGCCCCGTCCACAGGAACCCCACTGAAGAGACTTCGCTCCAGCTGTATGGTGATCCGTGTGGACGATCTGGACATCCATCAG GTGTCCACCGGGGGGCATCACAGCAAGAGAACTCAGTCTTTCCTTTCCTGTAACCGCAAATCCCTACATCTCCCAGACAACACTCCTGCAATCCACCTTCAGTTCACAGAGTACTACTTCCCTGATAATCCTGGACTTCCTG ACCACTACTTTTTCCTCCCACTGTCTGTTCTCTCTCTAGTACCCTGCTCTAATCTTTATGCCCAGCTGAATGGTCTACAGCTGTGTCTGGATGCTCCAAGTGTACTGTGGATGACTCTGTTCTCACGGGGTCTACACAGGACACTGGATCAGGTCAAAGCCTTTTACCACCTCCAAGACAGCAGCAAGAGTGACGAACACATCGATATTCGCATGGATGCAACACGACTGAAG TTGATCATTCCTCTGGAATCCTCCATTCTGGGCCACCCAGACCGCCCTCAGTCGCTGAGCATCAGTCTTCCTCAAATCGTCCTCAGCAACACTCGCCACTCTCCTCACGGTTCCTGCATTGACCTAAACAGCACCTACAACAGCTTCTCTGGTTGTCCTTTCTTCCAGCCCATTGAGTTCCAACCTTTCCCTCGTGACCAAAGCATACTACATCCCCTGCCATCCGCATTCCTTCAACACTCTCTGGAAAACGAACCCCCTCTCCGACCCTCTCGCTCTCAAGACATCTGGTCTGTCAGTCTATCCAGAGTAACTCTAGGCTTCGAGGGGGCTCGTCGAGGGCTCAGGGGGAAAGCCCTTCCCTTCGTGGAGCCATTTGCCATGTCTTTGTGGATGTGCCAGCCTTCTGCCTTCAAAAAAGACTCCCATTGTTTGATTATAGAAGGAGACTCAAAGTCCCCAACATGTTCTAGCAAACACCCCTTTCCAGGTTCTCCGCAAGGTATCAGTGACACCATATCTGATCAATTCGACCATAGCAATGGACTAGTCAACTCTCCCATGGCTTCCATCCATATCTTGGCCCAATCTATCACTCCAGTCAAAATGTGGCTCAACCACTACCAGTTTGTTGCACTATTGAGGATGAAGGACTACCTCGCCAGACTAGCTGGAGATTTGAGCAAGGATGTCCAGGGTTTGGGGCATTCAGAACATAAACAGGAAGATCCCCCTTCAGTGTGTGTTTCAGTCCTGATGGAGGCAATAGAGCTCGCTCTGTTGCTTCCTCCTGCAGTATGTGAGCCCAAAGTTGAAGCACAATCTCCAGAGGACACGGACACTCAAAGCCTGACAGACTCTGATCTCTCGCCAACGCACCTCCCCGGTTTGCCTGGCTTGCTGGAGGACAGTGGGCTTGGGGGGAATGGGTCGATCTCTGTGGATCAGGAGGATGATGCAGAGCAGGACGGATTGGTGGAGGAGGCTTGTGAAGCTGTTGAGGAGGAAATAGATAGAACAACGGGGCAAGAAAATGAAGCTCAGGCCATTGCTTCTGCCCAGTCGCCACCTCTTTCTCCAGGGAACCCTGCGGGACTGTCCCGACATGGCTCCACTTTCAGTCTTGAGGGGGAGCTGTCCAGTGCCCTGAATGCCACCAAAGGTGTCACCAAAGATGCACTCAGTGCCTCCCTGGATCTCACCAAGGGGGCGCTGTCCATTACGAAAGATGCCTTCAGTCTTCTGAGCAGAGGATCTGCCATGACGAAGCTCTTCACTCCTCAAAACAA GGAGCAACGCTTGCGGCCAGAGGAGTCCAGTCCCTCCATCATGGGGAACCTGCGGCTTCAGTCCATGAAACAGTCTCCATCCCAAAATTCCTGTGATAGTGCCATTCTAGAGGAGAGCTTGGCAGACGATGGTTTATCTATTGacagtgacatcagtgaaaactttgtcatcctCATGGACTCTG ATGTGGAGTCTTTGCGTCCTAACGGTACAGCTGTTCACTCAAGCAGTTGTGTTAGTCCTGCACCAGGGACAGAAGGAGGGTCATCAGCAGACCTCAGCAGCTCTCTGTCCCACAGCACAGAAGATATTGCTCAAGACATG GTGTCTGTGTTAGTTTTGTGCCTGAGCCGGATGGAGTGCCTGACAGAGATGCGTGGTGAAGATATTGTGGTGGCGCTGGAAGCCAAGGAGCTTGTGTCTAAACAACTTGGCAACTATAAAGTCACAGACCTGCTGGCAGGACTGACATTAACACAAG GTGGCTCTGCCTCCTCCAGTGCTTCTATTTCTCCTGGCCCTCAAGCTCTCTCTGACCCGCCCGCAGCAGCAGTCAGATTGGAGATGGGGCCACGTGCAGGCAGACACTCCCCTCTGTCTGAGAGTGTAGGGTTCATAGAGATTTGTTTGACAGGGTGCAGGGCTGAGCTCCTGGCTTCTACCTTAAGCACGCTGGGGCCCTTCCTGGAGGATGAACTCAGCACAGACACGCAACCAATGAGACTGTGGTTGTGGGACACTACCGTTACACTGAAG gatgATTGTCCTCGTGTCTACCCAACTGCTCCTCAGCCAGTTCCTGTACTCTTCTCTCTGGACGGCATTGTGCTGGAGCGTTTAGATGATGGAATCGTCAGCTTGAGAC CTGCTCAAAGCCAATCTGGGATTGAGACAGAAGTGGACAGAGAGACAACTAGCCACTCCTGCTCTGGACCTCAAGAAAAGAACAAG GAGGAATGTCTTAACTGGAAGGCAggaatgagaggcggtggaaagAATCCAGTGTCAAGCTGCTGGGGGTTGATGAGGAGACATCCCTAA